The region GCGAACACCTGCTGGTGCGCATTCGTAAAACCGGCTGCAATACCCGCTTTGTGGCCGACGCGCTGGCGAAATTTCTTGGCATTGCGGCGCGCGAAGTCAGCTTTGCAGGCCAGAAAGATAAGCATGCGGTGACCGAACAGTGGCTGTGCGCGCGTCTGCCCGGTAAAGAGATGCCTGCGATGCGCGCGTTCACGCTGGAAGGCTGCGAGGTGCTGGAGTTCGCCCGTCATCGCCGCAAACTGCGTTTAGGGGCGCTTAAGGGCAACCGCTTCTCGCTGGTGCTGCGCGACATCACCCACCGCGACGAAATCGAACAGCGGCTGAACCTCATCGCCGAAAAAGGCGTACCGAACTATTTCGGTCCGCAGCGTTTCGGGATTGGCGGTAGCAATATTCACCAGGCGCAGCGCTGGGCGCAAACCGGCCAGCCGCCGCGCGAGCGCAATAAGCGCGGCTTCGCGCTTTCCGCCGCGCGTAGCCTGATGTTTAACCAGCTGGTGAGCGCAAGGCTCGAAAAACCCGATTTTAATCAGGTGATTGACGGCGACGCGCTACAGCTTGCCGGGCGCGGAAGCTGGTTTGTCGCCACGCCGGAAGAGCTGCCAGACTTACAGGCGCGCGTGGACAGCGGCGAGCTGCTTATCACCGCCGCGCTGCCGGGCAGCGGCGACTGGGGCACCCAGCGCGCGGCACTGGCGTTTGAGCAGGCAACGCTTGCAGACCAGACCGACCTGCTGACGCTGATGACCCGCGAAAAGGTCGAGGCCGCGCGTCGCGCGATGCTGCTGTTCCCGCGCGAGCTGCGCTGGCAGTGGCAGGATAACGCGACGCTTGAGGTCAGTTTCTGGCTGCCCGCCGGCAGCTTTGCCACCAGCGTTATCCGGGAGCTGTTCACGACAGTGGATGAGCACGCGGATATCGGCGAGTAGCCGTTCCACCTGCGTAGTCACCATGGTGATGCATGAAAAAACCGCCTCAGGGCGGTTTTTTTACGGCCGAACACCCGCCTTTATTTCAACAGCAGAGGCCAGTCGCCAGGCAGCTCCATATTTTCGCGCAGTCGGCCTGCCGCAACGTGGCTTTATCATCAAAAATGAACTAATAACTGATGACGCGAAGCGCGGGACACGGCGTTAAAAGGTGACGGCGCAATTGCAAACATAACGCACGGCCCTGGGCGCGCAAAGCGCATTTCAGGCGAACGTCCTGTAATGTAACGACATGATCTTGCGGAAATCGACCCTACCGGACAGCATCATCGCGCGTTAGAATGCCTGCGAGCGGCTATCCGGCAACCTGCCTGAAGAATGTTCAGCGAAAGCAAAACAGAAAAACCAGGACATGTTTTAAGGGATAACACTTCAATGTTTAACACCAGGAAAGGATTACGCGCTTTATGCGGATATTGTTAAGTAACGATGACGGGATCCACGCGCCGGGCATTCAGGCGCTGGCGAAGGCGCTGCGTGAGTTCGCCGACGTTCAGGTGGTGGCTCCCGACCGCAACCGTAGCGGCGCGTCTAATTCGTTAACGCTTGAATCCTCGCTTCGCACGTTTACTTACCCCAACGGCGATATCGCGGTGCAGATGGGCACGCCCACCGACTGTGTGTTCCTCGGCGTCAACGCGCTGATGCACCCGCGCCCGGATGTCGTTGTCTCCGGCATTAACGCCGGGCCGAATCTGGGCGATGACGTGATTTACTCCGGCACCGTGGCTGCGGCGATGGAAGGCCGTCATCTTGGGTTGCCTGCGCTGGCCGTGTCGCTGAATGGTCATGAGCATTACGACACCGCGGCCGCTGTCACCTGTACGCTATTACGCGCGCTGGCGCGCGAGCCGCTGCGCACCGGGCGCATTCTTAACGTGAATGTGCCCGACCTGCCGCTTGAGCAGATCAAAGGCATTCGCGTCACCCGCTGCGGCAGTCGCCATCCGGCGGATAAGGTCATTCCGCAGGAAGATCCGCGCGGCAACACGCTTTACTGGATAGGGCCGCCGGGCGATAAACTCGACGCTGGCCCGGATACCGATTTCGCTGCGGTGGATGAAGGCTATGTTTCCGTAACGCCGCTGCATGTCGATTTAACCGCGTACAACGCGCAGGATGTGGTCGCCCGTTGGTTGACCAGCGCCGGAGTGAACGGGCAATGGTAAACAATCGTGTTCAGACCCTTCTCAATCAACTGCGTGCTCAGGGCATCAAAGATGACCGCGTACTTGAGGCAATTTCGCGCGTGCCGCGTGAAAAGTTTGTCGATGAAGCGTTTGAGCACAAAGCCTGGGAAAACGTGGCGCTGCCGATTGGCTCGGGGCAGACCATTTCTCAGCCTTATATGGTGGCGCGTATGACGGAGCTGCTGGCGCTGACGCCCGCCTCAAGGGTGCTGGAAATCGGCACCGGCTCTGGCTACCAGACGGCGATTCTGGCTCATCTGGTGCATCACGTCTGCTCGGTCGAGCGCATCAAAAGCCTGCAATG is a window of Cronobacter muytjensii ATCC 51329 DNA encoding:
- the truD gene encoding tRNA pseudouridine(13) synthase TruD: MSEFNTLRWLHGQPQGQGKLKASPTDFQVVEDLGFAPDGEGEHLLVRIRKTGCNTRFVADALAKFLGIAAREVSFAGQKDKHAVTEQWLCARLPGKEMPAMRAFTLEGCEVLEFARHRRKLRLGALKGNRFSLVLRDITHRDEIEQRLNLIAEKGVPNYFGPQRFGIGGSNIHQAQRWAQTGQPPRERNKRGFALSAARSLMFNQLVSARLEKPDFNQVIDGDALQLAGRGSWFVATPEELPDLQARVDSGELLITAALPGSGDWGTQRAALAFEQATLADQTDLLTLMTREKVEAARRAMLLFPRELRWQWQDNATLEVSFWLPAGSFATSVIRELFTTVDEHADIGE
- the surE gene encoding 5'/3'-nucleotidase SurE, with amino-acid sequence MRILLSNDDGIHAPGIQALAKALREFADVQVVAPDRNRSGASNSLTLESSLRTFTYPNGDIAVQMGTPTDCVFLGVNALMHPRPDVVVSGINAGPNLGDDVIYSGTVAAAMEGRHLGLPALAVSLNGHEHYDTAAAVTCTLLRALAREPLRTGRILNVNVPDLPLEQIKGIRVTRCGSRHPADKVIPQEDPRGNTLYWIGPPGDKLDAGPDTDFAAVDEGYVSVTPLHVDLTAYNAQDVVARWLTSAGVNGQW
- a CDS encoding protein-L-isoaspartate(D-aspartate) O-methyltransferase; amino-acid sequence: MVNNRVQTLLNQLRAQGIKDDRVLEAISRVPREKFVDEAFEHKAWENVALPIGSGQTISQPYMVARMTELLALTPASRVLEIGTGSGYQTAILAHLVHHVCSVERIKSLQWHARRRLKQLDLHNVSTRHGDGWQGWQARAPFDAIIVTAAPPEIPTALLSQLDEGGILVLPVGDEQQVLKRVRRRGSEFIIDTVEAVRFVPLVKGELA